AAATAAAGATTTAGGATTTAATAAAACTGACAGAATTGAAAATATAAGAAGAATAGGAGAAGTATCAAAACTATTTGTAGATGCAGGTCTTATTGTTCTTACTGCTTTTATTTCTCCTTTTAAATTAGATAGACAAATAGCAAAATCATTAGTAAACTGTGATGAGTTTATTGAAATTTTTGTAAATACACCATTGGAAGTTTGTGAAAATAGAGATTCAAAAGGTTTGTATGAAAAAGCAAGAAATGGTGATATTAAAAACTTTACAGGAATAGATTCACCTTATGAATCTCCAAATGAACCTCAAATAGAGATAAGAACAGAT
This sequence is a window from Poseidonibacter parvus. Protein-coding genes within it:
- the cysC gene encoding adenylyl-sulfate kinase; this translates as MIKTRDTNQNIKWHNQIITKKRREVSLNQRPCILWFTGLSGSGKSTIANAVENKLFKRGIKTYLLDGDNIRHGLNKDLGFNKTDRIENIRRIGEVSKLFVDAGLIVLTAFISPFKLDRQIAKSLVNCDEFIEIFVNTPLEVCENRDSKGLYEKARNGDIKNFTGIDSPYESPNEPQIEIRTDKFDIQNCSDQIIDYLEKYSYI